In the Flavisolibacter tropicus genome, one interval contains:
- a CDS encoding polysaccharide biosynthesis/export family protein translates to MKSRHCLSVPINMLTLVVCVVLFSSCIFTKDLNKNYTYFQKGLDSVGLRELDSIGLNIKETTIQSNDLLSILVYSQTINQEQTAVFNIANSSSSGSTQGLSGGAQGYKVSLIGTIDMPILGTIKVAGLTQSDLQKILVEKLTPYVKNPSVIIKLMQFNVNVLGEVKSPGIHSFQSEKVTILDAISSAEDLTDYGRREDILVIREEDGKRAFYKIDLRTADLFKSPVYQLRPNDVIYVSPNKNKLSMLNVNPEAQRKTGLLFAVTSTLIGLISLVVNLSR, encoded by the coding sequence ATGAAAAGTAGACATTGTTTAAGCGTACCTATTAATATGCTTACGCTTGTAGTCTGTGTAGTGTTATTTTCTTCCTGCATTTTCACAAAGGATCTTAATAAGAATTACACTTATTTTCAAAAGGGCTTAGATAGTGTAGGGTTAAGAGAATTGGATAGTATTGGTTTGAATATTAAAGAAACTACTATACAGTCAAATGACCTGTTAAGTATTCTAGTATATAGTCAAACAATTAATCAAGAACAAACGGCAGTATTCAATATAGCTAATTCCAGTTCTTCGGGTAGTACACAAGGATTGTCTGGTGGAGCGCAAGGTTACAAGGTAAGCTTGATAGGAACTATCGATATGCCAATATTGGGTACTATAAAAGTGGCAGGACTAACTCAAAGTGATCTGCAAAAGATATTGGTAGAAAAACTTACACCTTATGTTAAGAATCCATCTGTGATCATTAAGCTAATGCAGTTTAATGTAAATGTATTGGGAGAGGTGAAATCTCCAGGCATTCATAGTTTTCAATCGGAAAAGGTAACTATTCTTGATGCTATAAGTTCTGCCGAGGATTTAACTGACTATGGCAGAAGGGAAGATATATTGGTAATTAGAGAAGAGGATGGAAAGAGAGCCTTTTATAAAATTGATTTAAGAACTGCCGATCTATTTAAATCTCCTGTTTATCAACTACGACCTAATGATGTGATATACGTATCACCAAATAAAAATAAGTTAAGCATGTTGAACGTGAATCCTGAGGCTCAACGAAAAACGGGGTTGCTTTTTGCTGTAACATCCACTTTGATAGGGTTAATTTCATTGGTTGTGAATTTAAGTCGATAG
- a CDS encoding response regulator transcription factor has product MKKVVAIVDEDCFFQHMISNVLKASNEFELGKVYTTAEEAMELVESPADIVFVEIALPGISGIELIKVLHQNSAIQCIIYSKNKEDVHILSALESGASGYILKEAREQEINGALNELKNGGAPMSPYISKRVISFFQQTENKVQSTILSEREMQVLQLLAKGLPYKQIAESLYISSETVKRHLHNIYHKLGVQNKIEAINKLNLLQDRNISKH; this is encoded by the coding sequence ATGAAAAAAGTGGTAGCAATAGTAGATGAAGATTGTTTCTTTCAACATATGATTAGTAACGTTTTAAAAGCCAGTAATGAATTTGAATTAGGTAAAGTATATACAACAGCGGAAGAGGCTATGGAGCTAGTGGAAAGCCCTGCGGATATTGTATTTGTTGAAATTGCATTACCCGGGATAAGTGGTATAGAGCTAATTAAAGTATTGCATCAAAATAGTGCTATCCAGTGTATCATTTATAGTAAGAATAAGGAGGACGTTCATATTCTGTCAGCGCTAGAAAGTGGAGCTTCAGGGTATATTTTAAAAGAAGCCAGGGAGCAGGAGATAAACGGTGCTCTAAATGAATTAAAAAATGGTGGAGCTCCTATGAGTCCGTATATTTCTAAACGTGTTATTTCATTTTTTCAGCAGACCGAAAATAAGGTCCAGTCAACTATATTGAGTGAAAGAGAAATGCAAGTGCTTCAGTTATTAGCAAAGGGGCTGCCGTATAAGCAGATAGCTGAAAGTCTTTATATTAGTTCAGAGACGGTGAAAAGGCATTTGCATAATATTTACCATAAGTTAGGGGTACAGAATAAAATTGAGGCAATTAATAAGCTTAATCTGTTACAGGATAGAAATATAAGTAAGCACTGA
- a CDS encoding M13 family metallopeptidase — MKRISPVLLALSFLTACNQQNEVVPKGDILAQNRDTTVDPSQDFFMYANGGWVKKNPIPPAYGSWGIGNLVIEENLKRLRDISEKAAEAKAAKGSAEQKIGDYWATAMDSSKIEQQGLKPLQPYLDKIAAIKDVPSLVATVAELKSIGSSTLFSDYITQDDKNSDVMAYKLMQGGIGLPEREYYFKTDSATVAIRSAYTNYITRILTLSGEDSTKAAKDAQDILALETTLAKSSRKLEDLRDPYKNYNKMAIADLGKMSSNINWTQFLSISGVKNIDSAIVGQPEFFKALNTVLTTTSIEVWKSDLRFNLISDFSGSLPDAYGQASFNFSKLLSGAKERLPRWKRVIRAEEASMGELLGKLYVKEFFNETAKKRYSDMVEAIRGALKDRISQLEWMSDSTKQKAYTKLAAMKKKVGYPDKWKDFSAMEIGRESFVQNSINANLWWHHFYINKLGKPVDRDEWDMNPQEYNAYYNPSNNEIVLPAGIFTVPGYRDEELDDALVYGYGGASTIGHEITHGFDDQGRQYDEKGNLKSWWTKGDEEKFNKRADVMVKQFNAYEPVKGYTINGKATLGENIADLGGILLGIEAFKNTEQYKKGEKIAGLTPMQRFFLGYSLGWLGHIRDEQLRNRLLTDVHSPGKYRVNGPFVDVDEFYSAFPIKQGTPMYRADSLRVRIW; from the coding sequence ATGAAACGAATTTCGCCTGTATTGCTTGCCTTATCTTTTTTGACGGCTTGTAATCAACAGAACGAGGTTGTCCCTAAAGGAGACATTCTCGCCCAAAACCGTGATACTACGGTAGATCCGTCCCAAGACTTTTTTATGTACGCAAATGGTGGGTGGGTAAAAAAGAATCCCATTCCCCCTGCATATGGCAGTTGGGGTATTGGGAACCTGGTCATTGAAGAAAATTTAAAACGACTACGTGATATCAGTGAAAAAGCTGCGGAAGCCAAGGCCGCAAAAGGTAGTGCCGAGCAGAAGATCGGTGATTACTGGGCTACTGCTATGGACAGTTCTAAGATTGAGCAACAGGGATTAAAACCCTTGCAACCCTACCTTGATAAGATAGCTGCGATTAAAGATGTGCCATCACTTGTGGCAACTGTGGCAGAATTAAAAAGCATTGGTTCGTCTACACTCTTTAGCGATTACATTACGCAGGATGATAAGAACAGTGATGTAATGGCCTATAAACTAATGCAAGGCGGAATTGGGCTTCCTGAGCGTGAGTATTATTTTAAGACCGATTCTGCTACTGTTGCTATCCGTAGTGCCTATACGAACTATATTACCCGAATTCTAACCTTATCTGGCGAAGACAGCACAAAGGCAGCCAAAGATGCACAAGATATCCTGGCTCTTGAAACAACCCTGGCCAAGTCGTCTCGTAAGTTGGAAGACCTGCGCGATCCCTATAAGAACTATAATAAAATGGCGATAGCTGATTTGGGCAAAATGTCTTCTAATATAAACTGGACACAATTCTTAAGCATTTCTGGTGTTAAGAATATTGATTCCGCTATTGTAGGCCAGCCTGAATTTTTTAAGGCACTGAACACGGTGCTTACCACAACTTCTATCGAGGTGTGGAAGAGCGATTTGAGGTTTAACCTGATCTCTGACTTTTCAGGATCGCTGCCCGATGCCTATGGACAGGCGTCGTTTAATTTTTCTAAACTATTAAGTGGTGCAAAAGAACGCTTGCCTCGTTGGAAGCGCGTGATCCGTGCTGAAGAAGCTTCCATGGGAGAGTTGTTGGGTAAATTGTATGTAAAAGAGTTCTTTAATGAAACCGCTAAGAAACGCTATAGCGATATGGTGGAAGCCATTCGGGGAGCGTTAAAGGACCGCATAAGCCAACTAGAATGGATGAGCGATAGTACCAAGCAAAAAGCCTATACGAAGCTGGCGGCTATGAAAAAGAAGGTAGGCTATCCTGATAAATGGAAAGACTTTTCTGCAATGGAAATTGGGCGAGAGAGCTTTGTTCAGAATTCGATCAATGCCAACCTTTGGTGGCATCACTTTTATATTAATAAGCTAGGTAAGCCGGTAGATAGGGATGAATGGGATATGAATCCACAGGAATACAACGCTTATTACAATCCATCCAATAACGAGATTGTTTTGCCGGCAGGTATTTTTACTGTGCCAGGGTATAGAGATGAAGAATTGGATGATGCATTAGTGTATGGCTATGGCGGCGCTTCAACCATTGGTCATGAAATAACGCATGGTTTTGATGACCAGGGAAGACAGTATGATGAAAAGGGCAATCTTAAATCATGGTGGACAAAAGGCGATGAAGAAAAATTCAATAAGCGTGCAGATGTAATGGTGAAGCAGTTCAATGCCTACGAACCTGTCAAGGGCTATACTATCAATGGGAAGGCCACATTGGGTGAGAATATTGCCGATCTGGGCGGTATTTTATTAGGCATAGAGGCATTTAAAAACACAGAGCAATACAAAAAGGGAGAGAAGATAGCGGGACTGACACCTATGCAGCGCTTTTTCCTGGGTTATTCATTGGGATGGTTAGGGCATATTCGTGATGAGCAGTTGCGCAATCGCCTGTTGACCGATGTGCACTCTCCAGGCAAATACCGGGTAAATGGGCCATTTGTAGATGTGGATGAGTTTTATTCAGCATTTCCTATTAAGCAAGGAACACCTATGTACCGGGCCGATAGTTTACGGGTACGCATCTGGTAA
- a CDS encoding WcaI family glycosyltransferase encodes MDLINCITKLNSFAMELLSSSKKRILFIGGNYYPEPTGIGKYNGEMIDQLANFGYQCTVITSFPYYPYWQVQKPYAKYSYWFKHEKKSVHPSDDNCIDIYRCPQYVPTRPTGLRRMLLDFSFCCTSLVTIFKLIFSKKFDYVFTVVPGFPAGILGVFYKRIKGGKFIYHIQDLQIDAANDLNIIKSKFIVRVLLKMEKYLLKNADIVSSISQGMIKKIKNKYNREVILFPNWVDTNDFYPITDAENQKKAFGFKVTDKVILYSGAIGEKQGLEIIIEIAPYFKGNTDLKFVICGSGPYKDKLQQAALSKGCDNIIFLPIQPVDKLNLFLNMADAHLVLQKQNAADLVMPSKLTTIFSVGGVAIVSASTGSTLHDILVAHKLGFPIEPDCKESLLKAVTSFLQSDVEVFKVNAREYAETHLSVDKIIPNYLRHLQ; translated from the coding sequence ATGGATTTGATCAATTGTATTACAAAACTGAATTCATTTGCTATGGAACTACTTTCATCATCAAAGAAAAGAATTCTGTTTATTGGCGGAAACTATTACCCAGAGCCCACAGGAATTGGAAAGTACAATGGGGAAATGATAGACCAACTTGCCAACTTCGGCTATCAATGTACCGTAATTACTTCTTTCCCTTATTATCCATATTGGCAGGTGCAAAAGCCCTACGCCAAGTATTCCTACTGGTTTAAACATGAAAAAAAGAGTGTGCATCCATCTGATGATAACTGTATTGATATTTATAGATGTCCACAATATGTACCTACACGTCCTACTGGATTAAGGCGTATGTTGTTGGACTTTAGCTTTTGCTGTACTTCACTTGTGACAATATTTAAATTGATCTTTTCTAAAAAGTTTGATTACGTTTTTACTGTAGTACCTGGATTTCCAGCTGGCATCCTAGGTGTTTTTTATAAAAGGATCAAGGGCGGGAAGTTTATATATCATATCCAGGATTTGCAAATAGATGCTGCCAATGATTTAAATATTATTAAGTCCAAATTTATTGTCAGGGTGTTACTTAAAATGGAGAAATACCTATTGAAAAATGCGGATATTGTTAGTAGCATTTCTCAGGGTATGATCAAAAAGATAAAAAACAAATACAATCGTGAAGTAATACTTTTCCCCAATTGGGTTGACACAAATGATTTCTATCCAATCACTGATGCTGAAAACCAAAAAAAGGCTTTTGGCTTTAAGGTTACCGATAAGGTAATCCTATATTCCGGGGCTATAGGAGAAAAGCAAGGATTAGAAATTATAATAGAGATAGCGCCCTATTTTAAGGGTAATACAGACTTGAAATTTGTTATTTGCGGATCTGGACCATATAAAGATAAATTGCAGCAAGCTGCTTTGTCTAAAGGTTGTGATAATATAATCTTTTTGCCCATTCAGCCAGTTGATAAATTAAACCTGTTTTTAAATATGGCGGATGCGCATTTGGTTTTACAAAAGCAAAATGCTGCTGATTTAGTGATGCCATCTAAGCTTACTACTATTTTTTCAGTTGGGGGAGTGGCTATAGTAAGTGCAAGTACAGGTTCAACCTTACATGATATTTTGGTGGCACATAAACTAGGCTTTCCGATTGAACCAGATTGCAAGGAGTCTTTGTTAAAAGCGGTTACTAGTTTTTTGCAATCAGATGTGGAAGTATTCAAGGTAAATGCACGTGAATATGCTGAAACGCATCTTTCTGTAGATAAGATTATCCCTAATTATTTGAGGCATTTGCAATAG
- a CDS encoding UpxY family transcription antiterminator — protein MNNTTSPKKWYAIYTKPKWEKRVDQLLKNKDIESYCPLNKVCRQWSDRKKIVQEPLFISYVFVQLTEAMIHSIKEVDGVINLVYWLGKPAVIRDEEIQAIKEFLDTYENVQLEKAKISINDTVKIISGAFMDMEGRVVQVMNNTIKVILPSLGFAMVAPVTKVNVIKAKTGVSKIA, from the coding sequence ATGAATAATACGACAAGCCCTAAGAAATGGTATGCAATTTATACAAAGCCAAAATGGGAAAAAAGAGTAGATCAACTACTTAAAAATAAAGATATCGAAAGCTATTGCCCCCTTAATAAAGTATGCCGGCAATGGTCTGATAGAAAAAAGATTGTGCAGGAACCTTTATTCATCTCCTATGTTTTTGTACAGCTTACGGAAGCTATGATCCACTCAATTAAAGAAGTTGATGGTGTAATTAATTTGGTTTACTGGCTTGGTAAACCTGCTGTGATTAGGGATGAGGAGATACAGGCTATCAAAGAGTTTTTAGATACTTATGAAAATGTTCAACTTGAAAAAGCGAAGATTAGTATAAATGATACGGTCAAAATAATAAGTGGCGCTTTTATGGATATGGAAGGGAGGGTGGTTCAGGTAATGAACAATACAATTAAAGTTATTTTACCATCATTAGGGTTTGCAATGGTAGCGCCAGTTACAAAAGTAAATGTAATAAAAGCAAAAACTGGTGTCTCGAAAATTGCATAA
- a CDS encoding phosphoenolpyruvate carboxylase has product MDYPSSRALENFKRQVGLKFQLYNSLFTALPFHRIEKTGVLLALFLNNCEEGYENKQSPTEIVTDFFNRFTSYAGGKEQIDLLFRFVQYVERQVVLFDALEDAAFNEVNDLVGAGTLKQLISKVVQVNNRQTLIARLKNFSVSLVLTAHPTQFYPGSVLGIINDLAKALKDNKTDQVNLYLQQLGKTPLFKHEKPTPYDEAVSLIWYLENVFYKAIGRILAELKMEIAGLNLLESQVVKLGFWPGGDRDGNPNVTVDTSLKVADALRTSIIKCYYQDVRRLRHRLTFKGVESILADLESKLYHHLFIPGSDITLSQQEILQSLQQIRNILVKEHNSLFLFLLDDLINKVEVFGLHFASLDIRQESSVHNTVLEEIAAKENLLPRDYATLNEKEKIELLTSIEGRADISLYEGLTKDTLQSFEVIKAIQATNGPLGCYRYIISQCTSALNVLEVYGLFLCNGWKKEELSADIIPLFETIDDLKRAPQVMRDLYENQAYRQHLQRRKNIQTIMVGFSDGTKDGGYLMANWSIYKAKNELSLVSKEYGIEVIFFDGRGGPPARGGGKTHKYYAAMGQQISSKEIQLTIQGQTISSNFGNVDAAQYNIEQLLDAGVTNVLFADSKMQMLPEQEEVIIELADISYQAYNQLKQHPQFFDYLAEISPLNYFSDTNISSRPSKRGKTSGLTLKDLRAIPFVGAWSQIKQNVPGYFGVGTALQTLDDKGKLEDIKHLYKQSLYFKTLLDNCEMVMKKSYFSLTAYLAGNPVYSNIYDIIWREYELTKKYILLVTERPELMSDYPVEQLSIQMREKIVLPLTTIQQFALTKLREDKEMPAEERSVLERLVVRTSFGIINAGRNSV; this is encoded by the coding sequence ATGGATTACCCTTCCAGTAGAGCTTTGGAAAACTTTAAGCGCCAGGTGGGCCTTAAGTTTCAGCTGTATAATAGCTTGTTTACCGCCTTGCCTTTTCATCGGATAGAGAAAACGGGCGTATTGTTAGCCTTGTTTTTAAATAACTGTGAGGAAGGGTATGAAAATAAACAAAGCCCAACTGAAATTGTTACTGATTTTTTTAATCGCTTTACATCCTACGCCGGTGGAAAGGAGCAGATCGATTTATTATTTCGCTTTGTGCAGTATGTAGAACGCCAGGTAGTATTATTTGATGCTTTAGAAGATGCAGCCTTCAATGAAGTAAACGATCTTGTAGGTGCCGGTACCTTAAAACAATTAATAAGCAAGGTGGTGCAGGTTAATAACCGTCAGACACTGATAGCCCGGTTGAAAAACTTCTCTGTATCATTGGTACTTACGGCACATCCTACCCAGTTTTATCCCGGTTCAGTACTGGGAATCATTAATGACCTGGCTAAAGCGCTTAAAGACAATAAAACGGACCAGGTAAATCTATACTTGCAGCAATTAGGGAAAACACCCCTGTTTAAACATGAAAAGCCTACTCCGTATGATGAAGCCGTTAGCTTGATCTGGTATCTTGAAAACGTTTTTTACAAGGCCATTGGCCGCATTTTAGCGGAGCTGAAGATGGAGATTGCAGGATTAAACCTCTTGGAGAGCCAGGTTGTTAAACTGGGCTTCTGGCCAGGTGGTGACAGAGATGGAAACCCTAATGTAACAGTAGATACCTCATTAAAAGTGGCTGATGCCTTGCGGACCAGCATTATCAAGTGTTATTACCAGGATGTAAGAAGACTGCGGCATCGCCTCACCTTTAAAGGCGTTGAATCCATACTGGCCGATTTAGAATCCAAGTTGTACCATCACTTGTTTATTCCCGGTAGCGACATTACACTTTCCCAACAAGAGATATTGCAGTCATTACAGCAGATTCGTAACATATTGGTTAAGGAACACAATAGCTTATTTCTCTTTTTGTTAGATGATCTGATCAATAAAGTAGAGGTATTTGGGTTGCACTTTGCTTCGCTGGATATACGGCAGGAGAGTTCAGTGCATAATACCGTTCTGGAAGAAATAGCAGCAAAGGAAAACCTGCTGCCACGTGATTATGCAACGTTGAATGAGAAAGAAAAGATCGAATTACTTACATCAATAGAAGGCCGCGCAGATATATCATTGTATGAGGGCCTTACTAAAGATACCTTACAGTCATTTGAAGTAATAAAGGCCATACAGGCCACTAATGGCCCACTAGGCTGTTACCGCTATATCATTAGTCAGTGTACGAGTGCTTTAAATGTGTTGGAGGTGTATGGTTTGTTCTTATGTAATGGCTGGAAAAAAGAAGAACTGTCAGCAGATATCATCCCCTTGTTTGAGACCATTGACGATTTGAAAAGGGCGCCACAGGTAATGCGTGATCTTTATGAGAATCAGGCTTACCGGCAGCACCTACAACGTAGGAAAAACATACAAACTATTATGGTGGGTTTTTCAGACGGTACAAAAGATGGCGGCTACCTGATGGCCAACTGGAGTATCTATAAAGCTAAAAACGAGTTGTCGCTCGTATCTAAAGAATATGGTATTGAGGTCATCTTCTTTGATGGCCGGGGCGGACCTCCAGCCAGAGGGGGTGGTAAAACACATAAATATTATGCTGCTATGGGCCAACAGATCTCCTCCAAAGAGATCCAATTGACCATTCAGGGGCAAACCATTAGCTCCAATTTTGGCAATGTTGATGCTGCTCAGTATAACATAGAGCAGTTGTTGGATGCCGGAGTTACCAATGTCTTGTTCGCAGACAGTAAGATGCAGATGCTTCCGGAGCAAGAAGAAGTAATAATTGAACTGGCCGATATTAGCTACCAGGCATATAATCAACTCAAACAGCACCCGCAGTTTTTTGACTATTTAGCAGAGATCAGTCCACTCAATTATTTCAGTGACACCAATATTAGCAGCCGTCCTTCTAAAAGAGGAAAGACCAGCGGCCTTACCTTAAAAGACCTTCGTGCCATTCCGTTTGTTGGTGCCTGGAGTCAAATCAAGCAAAACGTTCCGGGTTATTTTGGAGTAGGAACAGCGCTTCAAACCTTAGATGATAAAGGGAAATTGGAGGATATAAAGCATTTGTACAAACAATCGCTTTATTTTAAAACGCTTTTGGATAACTGTGAGATGGTGATGAAGAAAAGTTATTTCTCTTTAACGGCTTACCTGGCTGGTAACCCTGTGTACAGCAATATTTATGATATCATTTGGCGCGAGTATGAACTAACAAAAAAATACATCTTGCTGGTTACAGAGCGGCCTGAGTTAATGAGTGATTATCCAGTAGAGCAATTGTCCATACAAATGAGAGAAAAGATCGTGCTGCCGCTAACCACTATTCAGCAGTTTGCGCTTACCAAACTGAGGGAGGATAAAGAAATGCCTGCAGAAGAACGCTCTGTTTTGGAACGCTTAGTGGTGCGCACATCTTTTGGAATCATCAATGCCGGAAGGAATTCGGTATAG
- a CDS encoding cupredoxin domain-containing protein yields the protein MKLRWIPAGIVFAMWSTLFLAACSKGSGSDYGSGSSSGGNNPPPAAANTVNISNMKFSIGSLTVSSGTTVTWINDDDMAHTVTADDNSFNSGSLKKGDSYKHTFSGAGTYPYHCTFHPTMKANVVVSY from the coding sequence ATGAAATTAAGATGGATTCCAGCAGGAATAGTGTTTGCAATGTGGAGCACTTTATTCCTTGCCGCCTGCAGTAAAGGTAGCGGTTCCGACTACGGTTCTGGCAGCAGTAGTGGCGGCAACAACCCACCACCGGCTGCAGCCAATACAGTTAACATTTCCAATATGAAATTTAGTATCGGCTCTTTAACCGTAAGTTCTGGTACAACGGTCACATGGATTAATGATGATGACATGGCACATACGGTAACAGCTGATGATAACAGTTTCAACAGTGGTAGTTTAAAAAAAGGCGATAGCTATAAACATACGTTTAGCGGTGCGGGTACTTATCCTTATCACTGTACCTTCCATCCAACAATGAAAGCAAATGTTGTCGTTAGTTATTAA